The Opitutus sp. ER46 genome segment ACCATCGCTCCCGAACGTGCCGCTGGCCCGCACCTCGCCGCGGCGGCAGCGACTACAGGTCGACCGGCTGAGCGCATTCAAGCGCCGCCATGCCCGCCGCGCGCCCGACGCGCTGCAGCGACTCGAGAACGTCGCGCGCACGCCGCAGGGCAATGTCTTCGCCGAACTGCTCCGCACCGTGGAGGTCTGCTCCCTCGGCCAGATCACCGCCTGCCTGCAGTCCGTCCTCGGCCAATACCGCCCCGCCGTGTGAAACCGCCTCCCCTGTCCACCTCTGTCCCTAGTCCGGGTTCGCCCGCACCGGCCGCGCGAGCCGCGCGAGCAGCTTTGCCCGCCCCCGCCCGCGCGCCCTCGCCTACACCGACGGCATCGACGTCGCGGAGGGATGCCGCGGCGTCCGGCGGCACGCCCGCCGCTTCTGCCGACTGGGACTCCCGCTGCCGCGAACTCGCCGCCGAGGAGGCCACGCTCCGCGAGGGTGGCGGCGCCTCGGGCCGCGAGCGCCAGCACAAGCTCGGCCGCCTCACCGCGCGCGAACGCATCGCCGCGCTCCTGGATTTTTCCGATGAGTTTTTGGAGCTCGGGCTCTGGGCCGCGCACGGGATGTACCGCGACTGGGGCACGTTCACCGCCGCCGGCGTGGTCACCGGCATTGGCCGCGTCTCCGACCGGCCCGTGATGCTCATTGCCAACGACGCCACCGTGAAAGCCGGCGCGTTCGTTCCCATGACCTGCAAGAAGATCATCCGCGCCCAGCGCGTGGCCTTCGAGTGCGCGCTGCCGCTGGTGTACCTCGTGGACTCGTCCGGCGTGTTCCTTCCGATGCAGGACGAGGTGTTTCCCGACGAGGACGACTTCGGCCGCATCTTTCGCAACAACGCCGTGCTCTCCGCCGCGGGGCTGCCGCAGTTCGCCGCCATCATGGGCAACTGCGTGGCCGGCGGCGCCTACCTCCCGGTCCTCTGCGACAAGATCCTCATGACCGAAGGCAGCGGCCTGTACTTGGCCGGACCGTCGTTGGTCAAAGCCGCCATCGGTCAGGAAGTCGACAGCGAGGCGCTTGGTGGTGCGACCATGCACGCCGAGGTGAGCGGGACCGTCGATTTCAAGGAACGCGACGATCCCGCCTGCCTCGCGCGGTTGAAATCGCTGGTCGGGCTCCTGCCGGCGTCGCCCGCCGCGCCGGAGTTCTCGTTGCGCAAACGGCCGACCGACAAGCCGGCCAACGCGGTGTACGACATCGTCAGCCTCGACGGCCGGCGCGAGTACGACGCGCGCGACCTGCTCGCGTGCATCGTCGATGCCGGCTCGATCGACGAGTACAAGGCCGACTACGGGAAGTCGCTCGTGTGCGCCTACGCGCGCATCGCAGGCCAGCCGGTCGGCATCGTCGCCAACCAGCGCAAGCGTGTGCAGTCGCCTAAATCGGGGCTGCAGATGCCAGGAGTGATTTACGCCGGCAGCGCCGAGAAGGCGGCGCGGTTCATCATGGACTGCAACCAGACGCGCGTGCCGCTCGTTTTCCTGCAGGACGTCTCGGGGTTCATGGTTGGCCGCGACGCCGAGGAGAGCGGAATCATCCGCGCCGGTGCTAAGCTGGTGAAC includes the following:
- a CDS encoding acyl-CoA carboxylase subunit beta, coding for MPAPARAPSPTPTASTSRRDAAASGGTPAASADWDSRCRELAAEEATLREGGGASGRERQHKLGRLTARERIAALLDFSDEFLELGLWAAHGMYRDWGTFTAAGVVTGIGRVSDRPVMLIANDATVKAGAFVPMTCKKIIRAQRVAFECALPLVYLVDSSGVFLPMQDEVFPDEDDFGRIFRNNAVLSAAGLPQFAAIMGNCVAGGAYLPVLCDKILMTEGSGLYLAGPSLVKAAIGQEVDSEALGGATMHAEVSGTVDFKERDDPACLARLKSLVGLLPASPAAPEFSLRKRPTDKPANAVYDIVSLDGRREYDARDLLACIVDAGSIDEYKADYGKSLVCAYARIAGQPVGIVANQRKRVQSPKSGLQMPGVIYAGSAEKAARFIMDCNQTRVPLVFLQDVSGFMVGRDAEESGIIRAGAKLVNAMSNSTVPKLTVVVGGSYGAGNYALCGKAFDPRFIFAWPSARYAVMGAAQASGVVYNILARSAGDRSPDELAALRAQVKKDYVEQADIRYGAARGWVDAIIAPHTTRQVLATALAYATRPAVRASFHTGVLQV